From the genome of Denticeps clupeoides chromosome 17, fDenClu1.1, whole genome shotgun sequence:
ACCGTCCGCTCCGGAATCACGTTGATCGGCCCAATTTTTTCCGGAACTCGTGGGTAAACATGCACCCTGACGAACATTAGGGCGGGGGGTGGGTCACCCTTATCTCCCTTACGTGTTCAGCctcttcttctccctctttctttgCGTAGAACCAGATCTACACGTTTAATAAATATCggtgttttaataaaatgctgtaCTGCTGCAAGTTTATAAATTCCCACTCGGGTGtagagaggaagaaaaggagaagCAGCGGATGTATTGACAGAAAGCCTAATGGCTAGAAGGGTTTTACCTTGATGTCCTTACCGCAGTACAGTCCTCCGCGCTGGTTCAGATAATCCAGCATGGCCTCGGCCCTGCTCCTGCCTCGTTCTGCGACTCCGCGTGGAAAAAGGCGGCCGCTCTTGGCAACGCAACACTGTCCTGCTCAAAAATCTTTGCCTGGAACACAAATACAGATAAACAACGAACAGCAACACTTGCTTGACATGGTATTTATGTCAAGTTCCAGcagtaacagacatttccagctaccactCAGTTAGAacatgaggtttttttttgtttttacagtatGTGTCTattctctttatctctctctggatgtgtgtgtgtgtgtgtgtatacagtacaggccaaaggtttggacccaccttctcattcaatgtgtttatttatttcatgaccgttcacattggtagattctcactgaaggcatcaaaactatgaatgaaacacatgtggagttatgtacttaacaaaaagtggagacctggcctccacagtcaaccggacctgaacccagtcgagatggtttggggtgagctggaccgcagagtgaaggcaaaggggccaacaagtgctaaacacctctgggaactccttcaagactgttggaaaaccatttcaggtgacgacctcttgaagctcatcgagagaatgccaagagtgtgcaaagcagtaatcagagcaaagggtggatattttgaacaaatagttatttcacctttttttgttaagtacataactccacatgtgttcattcatagttttgatgccttcagtgagaatctaccaatgtaaatggtcatgaaaataaagaaaacacattgaatgagaaggtgtccaaacttttggcctgtactgtatatatatacaaacacacacatgtttgaATGCGTCTATCCTCCCTCTCCTGTAGGTTATGTATATGTGGTATATAATTGCATATGATATTATGCAAGATGCCTCATTTGTAAGAACTCTTCATTTATCTTTATATGACAACAAAACTCGGTGTGCCCTATATAATATGTAcggtattatttattaaaagttgGGGAGTGTGACGTACTTCCACCTCACAGAGGTTCacttttctaaaaataaaagtccaaaCCGCGTAGCCTGTAACTGCGTGTCCGTTCCACGGCGCGACCGAGACTCTTACCAGCGCCTCGAGTCGGTAGGCGAGCTCCGCAAGGAAGGTCGCCACGCCGCACAGACCCTCCTCCACCGCCGCCGGGAGGTTCTGCCTTCTCCCGCTCCCGAGCGCCGCGCGGTGCGCTCTGCAGGCGGGCAGGCTGCTTCTCAGCCTCTTCCCCCCGGGCTCGGACATGccggcgtggcgtggcgtggcgtggcgtggcgtggcggtGGGTGTGGGCGAGCGTCGCGGCGGGGACTGAAGGAGGAGAATCGTTTCCCGTGCAGGGCGCCAAGTTCATCCGGTGCGTCGAGTTCGTTAAAGGGGCTGGTGTCCGAGACACAGCGACGATTTAATAAATatgtgcaacaaaaaaaaagtcattatagATTCAGATGTAGATATAGACGTGTATATTCATGGGCTGCAAGGTGCTATGGAGTTCACGAGTtatgcatgctctccccatgttggtggagggtttcctccaggttctccggtttcctcccgctgtCCAATGGCATGAAAACTAGGTGGATTGGCAACTGAATTGTCCGTAACTTCCACCTAAACATcaaacacaaccctgcacaCTAAAGACATTCCCTTTTTCAGCATAATACTGAGCTCTGATACATTGCAGAAAAGGTACAAAAAGGTACAAgcgactttactttactttacttttactttactttatccaaagcgacttaaaagaggaagacaccagcaatatGGCCTAGTCAAAAAactcaaaactaaaaaaatctcATGTTCtactggtagctggaaatgtctgtaaaTGCTGGACTTCCAGCAGCAATTAGTCTTggaattataataaaattaatcagaCAGGTGCCCGAAATGTCTGTCTGTTACTCCAAATAAGGTTCCGGAAAGTCAATGAATTGAGGTGGTAGTTTGGCTTGGCTTTCAGACTCTGGCGATCTCAGTCTAAGCATCTGTTGGATGTGTAGGCACCACCTCGTAATATGTAGGACTTAAATGATCTGCTTGTGACAGCTTAGTGCCATACTTTCAGATGTCTAGTGTAGCTGCTTTGGCTGCAGAAGGGCTGGGCTACTCACTTTTATGTGATATTAGAGTCAGGTTGACATATTACATGGCTTGTGCAACAAAATGGGCCAGAATggttataattacattttaacatttagaaCTACATAATTCTCTATTTCTCTTAATATACCTCCTTCCATGCAAGAAAATTTGCTTTTTGCAGTTCAAACTTATTACTTAGTGTAGTTTCCTTTTGTCTTTGTACTAATATCATATAAATGATGCACCTAGAATTTGCTTGTCATCCTCTCCTGTGTCGTCGTTGTATATGTGTTGTCTTTGGACAGCTGAATTACGTGCAAGACGGGGAACGGTCAGGGGTCCTCAGGCATTCAGGCTGAAAGAGGAACACCCTGCTTGGGGCCTTATGGGTCAGCAGGACAAACACCCTTGACCTCTGTGGCTTTCAAACACTTTTGCAAAT
Proteins encoded in this window:
- the LOC114767227 gene encoding LOW QUALITY PROTEIN: soma ferritin (The sequence of the model RefSeq protein was modified relative to this genomic sequence to represent the inferred CDS: deleted 2 bases in 1 codon) codes for the protein MSEPGGKRLRSSLPACRAHRAALGSGRRQNLPAAVEEGLCGVATFLAELAYRLEALAKIFEQDSVALPRAAAFFHAESQNERSRAEAMLDYLNQRGGLYCGKDIKCPGCEGTCALLPALELTLVQRKEQMAVMAELSQLAREHGDAHTAGVVRSRFLAPLAPRVKRLGDLVTNARRLGPGWGEYLMERLQDEMGGD